One stretch of Pseudomonas fluorescens Q2-87 DNA includes these proteins:
- a CDS encoding TyeA family type III secretion system gatekeeper subunit produces MKVEAPINTRIAVNLAQAASAVAGLGRPGETLQAVQSNSMEEVGMTFSHHVERNTKALSQRRIRNARSEVGQARVETREQLEEWYDQLGHPGKQSLGAMAAQAGILLNGEPVLEEVVQATGGDPARTDLILQQALRDAEAQGRLVEARRARDYLQLLRERYGAQIQAGMNIAEALRASGGDPELRQAVRRLYYDTVVLKQSLPTMMQALLGLFGEAAFVSGLDMMRRALADDIAAQTPSRPTALLRTLLIGLAASTQLSSVLQSCRQLLEQLAYSCPASQLTAVLLLQRMLGFVSSGLSSAEVRRIGRELGGELERDQLVCLNGLYPMLKRMPVALWRDGKSRQTALKNLLVLLDERSRGEPRTQTARPVIGGRP; encoded by the coding sequence ATGAAAGTAGAAGCACCGATCAATACGCGCATTGCCGTCAATCTTGCCCAGGCCGCTTCGGCGGTGGCGGGCCTGGGCAGGCCTGGCGAAACGTTGCAGGCCGTGCAGTCCAACTCGATGGAGGAAGTCGGCATGACCTTCAGCCATCATGTGGAGCGCAACACCAAGGCGCTGAGCCAGCGGCGTATTCGCAACGCCCGCAGCGAGGTGGGGCAGGCGCGGGTCGAGACGCGTGAGCAGCTGGAAGAGTGGTACGACCAGCTCGGTCATCCTGGCAAGCAGAGCCTCGGGGCGATGGCTGCCCAGGCCGGCATACTATTGAATGGCGAGCCGGTGCTCGAAGAGGTGGTACAGGCCACCGGTGGTGATCCGGCCCGTACCGACCTGATCCTGCAGCAAGCGTTGCGTGATGCCGAGGCGCAAGGCCGCCTCGTCGAAGCCAGGCGTGCGCGCGATTACCTGCAGCTGTTGCGCGAACGCTATGGCGCACAAATCCAGGCGGGCATGAACATCGCCGAAGCGCTGCGTGCTTCGGGCGGTGACCCCGAGCTGCGCCAGGCGGTCAGGCGACTCTATTACGACACGGTGGTGCTCAAGCAGTCGTTGCCCACCATGATGCAGGCGTTGCTGGGACTGTTCGGCGAAGCGGCATTCGTTTCGGGGCTGGACATGATGCGTCGGGCGCTGGCGGACGACATCGCCGCGCAGACACCTTCGCGGCCAACCGCCCTGCTGCGCACGCTGCTGATTGGCCTGGCTGCCTCGACCCAGCTCAGCAGCGTGCTGCAAAGTTGCCGCCAGTTGCTGGAACAGTTGGCCTACAGCTGTCCGGCCAGCCAGCTCACGGCCGTGCTGTTGCTCCAGCGCATGCTGGGATTCGTCAGCAGTGGCCTGTCTTCGGCGGAAGTACGCCGCATCGGTCGGGAATTGGGTGGCGAACTGGAGCGGGATCAATTGGTTTGCCTGAACGGGTTGTACCCGATGCTCAAGCGCATGCCCGTGGCCCTGTGGCGCGATGGCAAGAGCCGTCAGACCGCGCTGAAGAACCTGCTGGTATTGCTCGATGAGCGTTCCCGGGGCGAACCCCGCACACAGACCGCCCGCCCGGTCATCGGGGGCCGCCCATGA
- the sctV gene encoding type III secretion system export apparatus subunit SctV: protein MIALLNKVAGEAVRRVEVVGAFVVLGIVFMLILPLPTSVVDALIAINICISCLLIVLSLYLPRPLAFSSFPAVLLLTTLFRLALSVATTRLILLQGDAGHIVQAFGNFVVGGNLAVGLVIFLILTVVNFLVITKGSERVAEVAARFTLDALPGKQMSIDSDLRANLIDVSEARRRREELNKESQLFGAMDGAMKFVKGDAIAGLVIVVINLIGGFSVGMLQHDLGASESMHLYAVLTIGDGLIAQIPALLISLTAGMIITRVSPEGQPAGSSVGKEIAKQLTAEPKAWVIASVGMLGFAALPGMPTLVFIVIALITGTTGIVQLYSRAREARRGDQPTDVVAPEHNGAEDLRSFDPTRAYLLQFSKAMEGNAAAEDVIQAIRKKRNGLVAGFGLTLPPFEIEYSATLEDDEFRFCVHEVPMLRATFGERVAVARGPLPFEPSDARVGSEVRDEHQWLWLAPDDPLLADERVEAVSAAELLVERMSRAMFATGPQFLGLQESKSILSWLEAGQPELVQELQRTMPLARFAAVLQRLAGEGVPLRAVRLIAESLIEHGQHERDVGALTDYARIALKSQIYHQYRDEAGLHVWLLTPETEGLLRDALRQTQTETFFALESLHTRALVMQLREGFPLRARRVAVLLVAQDLRAPLRDLLRDEFNHVPVLAFSELHSNAQVNVLGRFDLEQEHLRVEEAA from the coding sequence ATGATCGCCCTGTTGAACAAAGTGGCCGGTGAAGCAGTGCGTCGCGTCGAAGTGGTCGGGGCGTTCGTGGTGCTCGGCATTGTATTCATGTTGATCCTGCCTTTGCCGACCTCGGTGGTCGATGCGCTGATCGCAATCAACATCTGCATCTCCTGCCTGCTGATCGTGCTCTCGCTGTACCTGCCCCGGCCGCTGGCGTTTTCCTCGTTTCCGGCGGTGCTGCTGCTGACCACGCTGTTCCGGTTGGCGCTGTCGGTGGCAACCACACGATTGATCCTGCTCCAGGGCGACGCCGGCCATATCGTTCAGGCGTTCGGCAATTTTGTGGTGGGAGGCAACCTGGCGGTCGGGTTGGTCATCTTTCTTATTCTGACGGTGGTCAACTTCCTGGTGATTACCAAGGGCTCCGAGCGGGTCGCCGAAGTGGCGGCGCGTTTTACCCTGGACGCCTTGCCGGGCAAACAGATGTCCATCGACAGCGACCTGCGTGCAAACCTGATCGATGTCAGCGAAGCCCGCCGGCGTCGCGAAGAGCTGAACAAGGAAAGCCAACTGTTCGGTGCGATGGACGGGGCGATGAAGTTCGTCAAGGGCGACGCCATCGCCGGCCTGGTGATCGTGGTGATCAACCTCATCGGTGGTTTCTCGGTGGGGATGCTGCAACACGACCTCGGCGCCTCCGAATCGATGCACTTGTATGCCGTGCTGACCATCGGCGATGGTTTGATCGCGCAAATTCCGGCACTGCTGATTTCCCTGACCGCCGGCATGATCATTACCCGGGTATCGCCGGAAGGGCAGCCGGCGGGTAGCAGCGTTGGCAAGGAAATCGCCAAGCAATTGACCGCCGAACCCAAGGCCTGGGTGATCGCTTCGGTGGGGATGCTCGGCTTTGCCGCCTTGCCCGGCATGCCCACGCTGGTGTTCATCGTGATCGCCCTGATCACCGGTACCACAGGCATCGTCCAATTGTATTCACGCGCGCGTGAAGCTCGCCGGGGCGACCAGCCGACGGATGTCGTGGCTCCCGAACACAACGGCGCTGAAGACCTGCGCAGCTTCGACCCAACCCGTGCCTATCTGCTGCAGTTTTCCAAAGCGATGGAAGGCAACGCTGCGGCCGAAGACGTCATCCAGGCCATCCGCAAGAAGCGCAATGGATTGGTGGCCGGCTTCGGCCTGACCTTGCCACCCTTCGAGATCGAGTACAGCGCCACGCTGGAGGATGACGAGTTTCGGTTCTGCGTGCATGAAGTGCCGATGTTGCGGGCTACCTTTGGAGAGCGTGTCGCCGTGGCACGTGGGCCGCTGCCGTTCGAGCCTAGCGATGCGCGAGTAGGCAGCGAGGTCCGTGACGAGCACCAGTGGTTGTGGCTGGCGCCAGATGACCCGCTGCTGGCGGACGAACGCGTGGAGGCAGTGTCGGCAGCCGAGTTGCTGGTGGAACGGATGAGCCGTGCCATGTTTGCCACGGGGCCGCAATTCCTCGGGCTTCAGGAAAGCAAGTCGATTCTCAGTTGGCTCGAAGCCGGCCAGCCGGAGCTGGTGCAGGAACTGCAGCGAACCATGCCGTTGGCCCGTTTTGCCGCCGTGTTGCAGCGCCTGGCCGGGGAGGGTGTTCCGCTGCGCGCGGTGCGCCTGATCGCCGAGTCCTTGATCGAACATGGGCAGCATGAGCGTGACGTCGGTGCGTTGACCGACTACGCGCGCATCGCCCTGAAGTCGCAAATCTATCACCAGTACCGCGACGAAGCGGGCCTGCACGTGTGGCTGCTGACGCCGGAAACCGAGGGGCTGTTGCGCGACGCGCTGCGCCAGACCCAGACAGAAACCTTTTTTGCCTTGGAAAGCCTGCATACCCGTGCCTTGGTGATGCAGTTGCGCGAAGGCTTTCCGTTGCGTGCCAGGCGCGTGGCCGTGCTGCTGGTGGCCCAGGACCTGCGCGCACCGCTGCGTGATTTGCTGCGTGACGAATTCAATCACGTCCCGGTGCTGGCCTTCAGCGAGTTGCACAGCAACGCCCAGGTCAACGTGCTGGGTCGTTTCGATCTCGAACAGGAACACTTGCGAGTGGAGGAAGCCGCGTAA
- a CDS encoding FHA domain-containing protein, translating into MFELRVLSGLHQGAALPLVGEQWVVGAAEDADLALYDPGICARHVRLSQRQGEWLLDRLEGTVGDTEGEPQVLQANTPFSVAGVWLCLALADQPWPSEAVLDDAAPIGASQETLKPAARPSWPKRLAIAATVITVASSAWAFTSQPTQTVDRSPAQPLKRVKVTLDNVEAVRLELDRMLQERDLDAGVRVEVDNDRLVLVGELPRQRLAVVERLIERFNDRYDTPVTLTANVKEHLTQLPFQIAQIVGGKRGHVVTSDGRRLFLGDQIDGLRLTSIDSGKVVFEGDQRYEVTW; encoded by the coding sequence ATGTTCGAACTGCGGGTATTGAGTGGTCTGCATCAAGGCGCGGCATTGCCGCTGGTGGGCGAGCAGTGGGTTGTCGGAGCGGCGGAGGATGCCGACCTGGCGCTTTACGATCCGGGTATCTGCGCCCGTCACGTACGCCTGAGCCAGAGACAGGGCGAGTGGCTGTTGGATCGGTTGGAGGGCACGGTGGGCGATACCGAGGGCGAGCCTCAGGTGCTACAGGCCAACACGCCGTTTTCGGTGGCGGGTGTCTGGTTGTGCCTGGCCCTGGCCGATCAGCCTTGGCCGTCCGAGGCGGTGCTCGATGACGCTGCCCCGATCGGTGCGAGCCAGGAAACCCTCAAGCCCGCCGCGCGGCCGTCATGGCCCAAGCGCCTGGCGATCGCCGCGACGGTGATCACCGTTGCCTCCAGCGCCTGGGCATTCACCAGTCAACCGACGCAGACCGTGGACCGCAGCCCGGCCCAGCCCCTCAAGCGCGTCAAGGTGACATTGGACAATGTCGAGGCGGTGCGCCTGGAGCTTGACCGCATGCTGCAAGAGCGTGATCTGGACGCGGGCGTGCGGGTCGAGGTGGATAACGATCGGCTCGTGCTGGTGGGTGAACTGCCACGTCAACGCCTGGCGGTGGTCGAGCGATTGATCGAGCGCTTCAATGACCGCTATGACACGCCGGTCACCCTGACGGCCAATGTGAAGGAACACCTGACGCAACTGCCCTTTCAGATTGCCCAGATCGTGGGCGGCAAGCGCGGCCATGTCGTCACGTCGGATGGGCGCCGGCTGTTTCTGGGGGACCAGATCGATGGCCTGCGCTTGACCTCGATCGACAGCGGCAAGGTCGTTTTCGAGGGTGATCAACGCTACGAGGTCACCTGGTGA
- a CDS encoding FliI/YscN family ATPase, with the protein MTQAAIARLEDWETRQRVHLRRFAPVVVRGRVQRVSGILLQCRLPGAQIGDLCRVERDARESLLAEIVGFDQHDALLSALGGLEGVRVGAAVEPLGMPHRVCVGPQLLGQVLDGFGRPLVDGGAGAFADAHVLHASVVIGEAPAPTARPRIQRPLMTGVRAIDGPLTLGEGQRVGLFAGAGCGKTTLLAEIARNVDCDVIVFGLIGERGRELREFLDHELDDELRARAVLVCATSDRSSMERARAAFTATALAEGFRARGQRVLLLIDSLTRFARAQREIGLAAGEPLGRGGLPPSVYSLLPRLVERAGLTNEGAITALYTVLIEQDSMNDPVADEVRSLLDGHIVLSRKLAERGHYPAIDVLASLSRTLANVAEAEHLRAGINLRRLLSAYEQIELMLRLGEYQAGADPLTDLAVESRGALDAFLRQDLREPALFASTLDHLQQLTAYVPG; encoded by the coding sequence ATGACGCAGGCGGCCATCGCCCGCCTTGAGGACTGGGAAACCAGGCAGCGCGTCCATTTGCGTCGGTTCGCGCCGGTCGTGGTGCGCGGGCGGGTGCAGCGGGTCAGCGGCATATTGTTGCAATGCCGCCTGCCTGGGGCACAGATCGGCGACCTGTGCCGGGTCGAGCGCGATGCACGGGAATCGCTGCTGGCTGAGATCGTCGGCTTCGATCAGCACGACGCTCTGCTCAGCGCCCTCGGTGGCCTGGAAGGCGTGCGGGTTGGGGCGGCGGTGGAACCGCTGGGCATGCCGCATCGGGTATGCGTGGGGCCGCAATTGCTCGGCCAAGTGCTGGATGGGTTCGGTCGGCCGCTCGTAGACGGCGGTGCGGGAGCGTTCGCCGATGCACATGTGTTGCACGCGTCGGTGGTGATTGGCGAGGCCCCGGCGCCCACCGCAAGGCCGCGCATCCAGCGGCCCTTGATGACCGGTGTGCGGGCCATCGACGGCCCGCTGACGCTCGGCGAAGGCCAGCGTGTGGGCTTGTTCGCCGGTGCCGGTTGCGGCAAGACCACGCTGCTGGCGGAGATCGCCCGCAACGTTGACTGCGACGTCATCGTGTTCGGCCTGATCGGCGAGCGTGGTCGTGAACTGCGCGAGTTCCTCGACCACGAACTCGACGATGAGCTCCGTGCCCGTGCCGTCCTGGTGTGTGCCACCTCCGACCGTTCCAGCATGGAACGCGCCCGCGCGGCGTTTACCGCCACGGCATTGGCCGAGGGCTTTCGCGCCCGCGGCCAACGCGTGCTGCTGCTCATCGATTCGCTGACCCGGTTCGCCCGCGCCCAACGGGAAATCGGCTTGGCCGCAGGCGAACCGTTGGGGCGCGGTGGCCTGCCTCCGTCGGTCTACAGCCTGCTGCCGCGCCTGGTCGAGCGGGCCGGGCTGACCAACGAAGGCGCCATCACCGCCCTGTATACGGTGCTAATCGAGCAGGACTCGATGAACGATCCGGTGGCGGACGAAGTGCGTTCTTTGCTTGACGGTCACATCGTGCTGTCACGAAAGCTCGCCGAGCGCGGCCATTACCCGGCGATCGACGTGCTGGCGAGCCTGTCGCGAACCCTGGCCAACGTAGCCGAGGCGGAGCACCTGCGGGCGGGCATCAATCTGCGTCGGCTGCTATCGGCCTATGAGCAAATCGAATTGATGCTGCGCCTGGGCGAATACCAAGCCGGCGCCGACCCGCTGACCGACCTTGCCGTGGAGTCGCGTGGTGCCCTGGATGCGTTCCTGCGCCAGGACCTGCGCGAGCCTGCGCTGTTTGCGTCCACGCTCGATCATCTCCAGCAGTTGACCGCCTATGTCCCGGGCTGA
- the sctQ gene encoding type III secretion system cytoplasmic ring protein SctQ, which translates to MTVRALPLPRIRTEDASARQLLGIGVSLPFEVAGETGLLELTLGSGPEGAAPCVLECAHGVFTLSEPGAVLSLFGECPVVLPADPGPDDAWFWALFHQTLSETLRQAFGYLKPVATPSAPGIGCRLEVRLGTACVVSHLEIAGSILLALLRGAPWQRRATPWIEGLELRVPLLVGQLALPAGQLAALRPGDVLVPETALFDSSGQGLIHLGRHCLQVCVQSRTAPLRLTVFALEETVMSTTTDTDILTPDWDDTARYEPDAQADEAAAHPVSLAADTPAEVMAEPIAVDANERFDDLPLALTIRCGHLSLTLAELRNLAPGAVLQVQGMAPGGGALFYGERALAHGELVEVDGRLGLQVARVDVAG; encoded by the coding sequence ATGACCGTCCGCGCGTTACCGCTACCGCGTATCCGCACCGAGGACGCCAGCGCCCGGCAGCTTTTAGGGATAGGCGTCAGCTTGCCCTTCGAGGTTGCCGGCGAGACCGGGCTGCTGGAGCTGACCCTGGGCAGCGGCCCCGAGGGCGCAGCGCCCTGTGTGCTGGAATGCGCCCATGGCGTTTTCACCCTGAGCGAGCCCGGCGCGGTGTTGAGTCTGTTCGGTGAGTGCCCGGTGGTGCTGCCTGCCGACCCCGGGCCGGATGACGCGTGGTTCTGGGCGCTGTTTCATCAAACCCTGAGCGAGACCCTGCGTCAGGCATTCGGTTATCTCAAACCGGTGGCCACGCCCAGCGCCCCTGGCATCGGCTGTCGGCTCGAAGTGAGGCTGGGGACGGCGTGCGTCGTCAGTCATCTGGAAATTGCCGGATCGATCCTGCTGGCGCTGCTCCGTGGCGCTCCCTGGCAACGCCGTGCAACACCTTGGATCGAGGGCCTTGAGCTACGCGTGCCGTTACTGGTGGGCCAGTTGGCACTGCCCGCCGGGCAGTTGGCGGCGCTGCGCCCCGGTGACGTATTGGTGCCGGAAACAGCGTTGTTCGATTCGTCCGGCCAGGGACTGATCCACTTGGGCCGGCATTGTTTGCAGGTGTGCGTGCAAAGCCGTACCGCGCCGTTGCGCCTGACCGTATTCGCTCTGGAGGAGACCGTTATGAGCACCACCACCGATACCGATATCCTGACGCCCGACTGGGACGATACCGCCCGATACGAACCCGATGCCCAAGCCGACGAGGCGGCAGCGCATCCGGTATCGCTAGCTGCCGATACCCCGGCCGAGGTGATGGCCGAACCGATCGCCGTCGATGCCAACGAGCGCTTCGATGACCTGCCGCTGGCACTCACGATACGCTGCGGTCACTTGAGCCTGACCTTGGCCGAACTGCGCAACCTGGCGCCCGGTGCCGTGCTGCAAGTGCAAGGCATGGCTCCAGGAGGCGGGGCGCTGTTCTATGGCGAACGTGCCCTGGCCCATGGCGAGTTGGTGGAGGTCGATGGCCGGCTGGGCCTGCAAGTCGCCCGCGTGGATGTGGCTGGATGA
- the sctR gene encoding type III secretion system export apparatus subunit SctR: MSFQGVDPFLLALFIGGISLVPLLLIICSAFLKIAIVLTITRNAIGVQQVPPNMALYAIALAATLFIMAPVGHNIAEALKERPLDFSNSEALQETALNAVKPLQAFMSRNTNPDILAHLLENTQRMWPKERAEQASRDDLMLLIPAFMLSELEAGFQMGFLIYIPFIVIDLIVSNLLLALGMQMVAPMTISLPLKLLIFVLVQGWTQLLDSLFYSYL, encoded by the coding sequence ATGAGTTTCCAGGGGGTCGACCCCTTTCTGCTGGCGCTGTTCATCGGTGGGATCTCGCTGGTGCCGCTGCTGCTGATCATTTGCAGTGCCTTTCTCAAGATCGCCATCGTATTGACGATCACCCGCAACGCCATCGGCGTGCAGCAGGTGCCGCCGAACATGGCGCTGTATGCGATTGCGCTGGCCGCGACGCTGTTCATCATGGCACCGGTCGGCCACAACATCGCCGAAGCGCTCAAGGAACGGCCACTGGATTTCAGCAACAGCGAGGCCTTGCAGGAGACGGCCTTGAACGCAGTCAAGCCGCTGCAAGCCTTCATGTCGCGCAATACCAACCCGGACATCCTTGCGCACCTGCTGGAGAACACCCAGCGCATGTGGCCCAAGGAGCGCGCCGAGCAGGCCAGCCGTGACGACCTGATGCTGCTCATCCCAGCGTTCATGTTGTCGGAGCTCGAAGCCGGTTTCCAGATGGGGTTCCTGATCTACATCCCGTTCATCGTCATAGACCTGATCGTGTCCAACCTGCTGCTGGCGCTCGGTATGCAGATGGTCGCGCCCATGACCATTTCGTTGCCGCTCAAGTTGCTGATCTTTGTCCTTGTGCAGGGCTGGACGCAGTTGCTCGACAGCCTCTTCTATTCCTATCTTTGA
- the sctS gene encoding type III secretion system export apparatus subunit SctS, producing MDALTLFKEGMLLVVLLSAPPLIVAVIVGVLTSLVQALMQIQDQTLPFGIKLVAVGLTLLVTGRWIGGELLGLLRRAFEMMANT from the coding sequence ATGGATGCGCTGACGTTATTCAAGGAAGGCATGTTGCTGGTGGTCCTGCTCTCTGCGCCGCCGTTGATCGTGGCGGTGATCGTCGGCGTGCTGACCTCGCTGGTCCAGGCACTGATGCAGATCCAGGACCAGACCTTGCCCTTCGGTATCAAGCTGGTGGCGGTCGGGCTGACCCTGCTGGTAACGGGACGCTGGATCGGCGGGGAGTTGTTGGGGTTGTTGCGCCGGGCGTTCGAAATGATGGCCAACACCTGA